The sequence below is a genomic window from Draconibacterium halophilum.
TACCGGCTTCTTCCGATTTTATATGGCCAACGAAAATAACGGCTTTGTTTTTTCCCAGTGTGGTGGCATCATTGGCGTAAAGGTAGGTTTCCCATTCGCTGGCTTCGCCGGCAACCATCACCTCAACCTCGGGCATATTTAGCATTTGAATATGGCGAGCACCACCGGGGGCTCCAACAGCAAGCCCCACTTTTGTAAATTTCATTTTGGGGTTGCCAATCACACGAACAGTCTGTAGCCCCAATTGGCCTTTTAATTCACGCGCAAAGTCCGCTAATTGTTTCTCCGGCATTTTATATAGTGTTCCTGCATCGTTTACCTCATAATTCTTCCATCCGAGTTTATTCATCATTCCTGCATATATGCCATCCGGTTCTGTCATATGAATATGATCGTGAAATCGAAATACCACAAGCTTGTTGTTTTCTATAAATTCCCGCTTTTCATGATAAACAGGATCGGTTGCATAAGCATCGGTTTCATCCAGGTGGTTATAGAAAATTGGTTCGTGGGTAATTATAAAATTGCAATTCATTTCAACTACTTTCTGCAAAGTCTTCATATCAGCAAACATACACACTGCAATTCCTTTTATTTCTGTATCAGGATTGCCAGTTTTAAAAACGTCAACCGTTGTTTCAGCCCAATCGCAGGTAACATGCTCTTTCATTAGGTTCACTACCGAGCGGGGAGTTTGTTTATTTTGTGCTAATGTCCAAATTGGCAGGATTAGTGCAAAAAGCAAAAGTTTTTTCATTGGTTTAAATTTAAAATGGTATTGATGTCATCAAAAGTAAATAATTTTTATCGGTAGTGGTGCCGCATGACTGCAATTGCTGGTGTAAAACATAGATATTGTTCAATATACCTAAATAGAAAGCAACAATAGTTGCACACATTTTATGTTGTAAAAAATAGTTTTGTCAACAGAGTAGAAACTCAAAATAATTTACGGTGATAAAATTCGAATCTGAAAGAAAAAATCCATTAAAAATTAAGAACTCAAACCAGTGGATATAAAAGTCTGAGAAGCTGATTTTTATAGGGTTTTTACCTTGTTCGGATTATTAATTTTGTAAGAAAATTGATAAAAATGGCAAAAGTAAAAGGAGCAGTTGTTGTTGAGAAGGAGGGCTGCAAAGGATGCAGTCTATGCGTGGAGGCTTGTCCGCACGATGTATTGGCATTGCACAAAGAGGTAAACAGCAAAGGTTATCATTATTCGTATATGAGAGACCCTGATGCTTGTATTGGATGCGCCAATTGTGGTGTTGTTTGCCCGGATACCTGCATTACGATTTATCGTGTAAAAGCAAGCTAGTAAAGGATTAATTTAGAAATTAAGGATTAATCAATCAATCGACAATTAAAAAATTAGATATGGGAGAATTAAGATTAATGAAAGGTAATGAGGTGTTGGCCGAGGCTGCCATCCGCTGCGGATGCGATGGTTATTTTGGCTATCCCATAACTCCTCAGTCGGAAGTGATGGAAACACTTATGGCACGTCAGCCCTGGAATGACACCGGAATGACAGTATTACAAGCCGAAAGTGAAGTTGCGTCGATAAACATGGTGTACGGTGCTGCTGCAACCGGTAAAAAGGTAATGACTTCATCATCGAGCCCGGGCATTAGCCTTATGGCCGAAGGAATCTCATACGTTGCCGGAGCTGAACTGCCCTGTTTAATAGTAAATGTACAGCGTGGCGGCCCGGGACTGGGTACAATTCAACCGTCGCAGGCCGACTATTTTCAGAGCGTAAAAGGTGGCGGTCACGGCGATTATAAATTGATTGTGCTGGCACCGGCATCGGTTCAGGAAATGAATGATTTTGTTGATCTTGGTTTTGAATTGGCCTTTAAATATCGCAATCCGGCAATGATTTTAGCCGATGGTGCCATTGGTCAAATGATGGAAAAAGTGGAGTTGGCCGACCAAAAGCAACGCTGGACAAAAGAAGAAATTGAAAAAATGAGTGGCGATTGGGCAACTGTTGGAAAACATGCAAGCCGCAAAAAGAATATTGTTACCTCGCTTGAAATGGATTCGGATATAATGGAAGAAAATAATAAACGCTTCCAGGAAAAATACCGAAAAATGGAAGAAGAGGAAGTACGCTACGAAGCCATTCAATGCGACGATGCAGAATTTGTTATCGTAGCATTTGGAACTTCCGCGCGAGTTTGTCAGAAAGCAGTGGAAATCGCCCGGGCAAAAGGTTTAAAAGTTGGCTTGCTTCGCCCGATTACCTTGTTCCCGTTCCCTAAAAAAGCGATACAGGAACTGGCGCGAAAAGCCAAAGGTTTCCTTTCGGTTGAAATGAGTGCCGGACAAATGGTGGAAGACATTAAGCTGTCGGTTTACGAGGCCGGAAGCAATGCACGTGTGAATCATTTTGGACGAATGGGAGGTATTATTCCTACACCCGACGAGGTGGTTGACGCACTGGAAGAGAAATTTTCGTGGGAGTTAAGTTATGGAGTTAAACGTAGTTACTAAACCGGAGGAGATTATGGATATTAAAGAAATTGTAAAGCCGGAAAATCTGGTTTACCAAAAATCAGAAGTACTGAATGACGATATTATGCATTACTGCCCGGGATGTTCTCATGGTGTGGTTCATAAAATTCTTGCTGAACTGATTGAAGAAATGGGCCTACAGGAAAAAGCCGTTGGTATTGCACCTGTAGGTTGTGCTGTTTTTGCCTACAATTATATCGATATCGACTGGCAGGAGGCTGCGCACGGACGTGCACCAGCTGTGGCAACGGGCGTTGCCCGCGTAAACCCCGATAATTTTGTGTTTACCTACCAGGGTGATGGCGACCTCGCGTCGATTGGAGCAGCTGAAATTATGCATGCCTGTAACCGAGGTGAGAATATTCTGGTGATTTTTATTAATAACGGAATTTACGGAATGACTGGTGGCCAAATGGCACCAACAACACTCGAAGGAATGGTAACTTCGACCACTCCAGCCGGACGAAATGTAGATTTGAACGGTTATCCGATGAAGATTACTAACCTGATAGCACAATTGCCAGGTACTTCTTATGTAACACGCCAGGCTGTTCATACTGCGGCAACGGCTCGCAAATGTAAACGATCGCTGAAAAAAGCCATTCAAAACGTGCTGGATAAAAAAGGAACTTCATTTGTTGAGGTGGTTTCAACCTGTAGCTCGGGATGGAAAATGAGCCCTGTTGATTCCAACAAATGGATGGAAGAGAACATGATTCCTTATTATCCGTTAGGCGATTTGAAAGACAGTGTTAAAGGTGAACATTCGGAAAATTAAAAAATTGAAGCTATGACAGAAGAAATGATAATTGCCGGATTTGGAGGACAAGGTGTACTTTCGATGGGTAAAATTCTGGCCTACTCGGGCATTATGGAAGATAAGGAAGTTACCTGGTTCCCGTCATACGGTCCTGAAATGCGTGGTGGAACTGCCAACGTTACTGTAATTGTTAGCGATACACGCATTAGTTCGCCTATTTTACAGGAGTTTGATACCGCCATTATTCTGAACCAACAGAGTATGGACAAATTTGAATCAGCTGTAAAACCCGGTGGTACTTTATTGTACGACCCAAACGGAGTAATCAATCCGCCAACACGTACGGATATCAACATTTTTAAAGTGGAAGCCACAAAAACCGCTGTTGAAATGGGAAATCCAAAAGTGTTTAATATGATTGTTTTTGGAAGTTACCTGAAAGTTCGGCCAATCCTTTCGCTGGATAACGTGGAAAAAGGTCTGGAAAAATCACTTCCGGAACGTTACCACAAATTAATTCCGCTAAATCTGGAGGCTATTAAAAAAGGGCAGGAGCTTGTGGATGATGTCCAAGTTGTTTAAAGGACTAAGACAAATAAATGCAAGCCTTTCATCTGTATAGATGAGGGGCTTTTTTTATGGTTTATAAAAGCCCTTTTTCCTGCAGTGACTTCTCAATCCGTTTGTGATTCGCATTGAATTTGTCTTCGATTTCGCAAAACACCTTATTATACTGCGGGTGTTGTTTCAAATTGTCCATCAGCGGATCGATTGGAGTAAAAAGAATGGTCCAGTAATGAAAGTTATCCTGTTGTGTGAACGCTTTTAAATAGTCGATTGCCTTGTCGGTATCTCCTTTGAAGGAATAGTAAAATGCCAGTGAAAAATTACTGTAAATGGAAGGATCGTTTTCTGCCCATGATTTGTACAACCCAAAATATTTATCAGCCAATTCCTGATCGCCCACTTTATCAAAGGTCACTGCAATTTTCCCATTTTCCGATGGATAAATGTCGAGGTTGTACATTACTCTGGCTTCAACAAAGGCTTTGTAATAGATAGCCGCCGTTTCAAAATCACGGAGATAGTAGTAGGATTTTGCAACTTCCTGCAGGATGTCGAGGCGGGTTTTGTCTTTTTCAAAAGCTGCCAGCAATGATTTATTGAGCTGGTTCAGGTCTTCATTTTGAGCATACTCGATAAACGCTTTTACATATTGCGAGTAAAGATTTTCAGGAAGATATTTGAGTGAAATGTCGATGTACTTTGCTGCTTCATCAACAAAGCCCGATTGGATAAAAGCATTACTAATGTGCAGGTAACTGAAACTTGCCGCTGCCGAATCGTAGGCCGCAACGATATCAATTTCAAGCCCTTTTAGAGCGTACTCCAGGTACTTCTCGGTGTTGGGTAAATGGTTTACATATAATTCCACCAGAAAGATTAAAACGACATCAGAATTCGGACTGATTTCCAGCGCTTTTTCAAGGTAAGGAAGTGCCAGCTCATACTCCTTATGCTCCATGTAAAAAAGTGCTTTGGCCGTTAAACTCTGCGGCAGCTTCGAGTCGTAAAAAAGTGCCTGATCGGCATAATAATTTATGGAGTCGGCAAAATGTTTTTCCGTTTTGTGTTGGTCTAAAAGATAAAAGGCAATTGCAATACCCGCATAAGAACGGGCAAATTCTTCGTCGTGTTGAATCGCTTTTTTGAAATACGGGATGGCCGTTTTCAGGTTTTCTTCCGTTGGTTTGCCAAGCAAATCATATCCTTTTAAAAACAGGTCGTAAGCCACCATGTTATTGGTTGGTGCTTTTTCAATACGTTTTATTTCTTCAGGAGTAACAATGGCTTCTATCTGTTCAGCGATACTTTTTGCTACATCGGCCTGCAGGGTAAAAATGTCTTCGGTATCGCGCCGGTATTGCTGGCTCCACAAATGTTTATCGGTTTTTGCTTCTATCAATTGAATATTTAAAAGGATTTGGTTGCCAATTTTCTGTCCGCTGCCTTCTACCAGGTAGCTTGCATTTAATTCGCGTGCAATTTCGGGTGTCGGTTTCGGATTATTTCGGTACTGCTCTACCGAAGTGCGGCTAATTACCCGCAGATCTTTAATTTGCTGAAGATTGTTCAGCGTGGCTTCCATCAATCCGTTAATGATATACACGTTTGTAGTGTCGTTACTGTCGTTTAAAAATGGCAGCACGGCAATCGACTTTGCCTTATTTTTATCTTCTGAGGACGGACCTAAAACAACGTACAGAATGGCGGCAATTATAGCGATGGCAAAGAATGAAATTAATAAAACCGGGAATTTTTCTCTCGGAGAGGGAGCATTCTGTTCTGACTCAACTTCCGGTTCCTGCTCCTGAACTTCGTGGTTGCCCATTTCTCCCGGAGGAAATCCATACAACTCGCGGAAGCATTTAATAAAATAGGAAGGGCTGCCAAAACCAACTTTATACGAAACTTCAGAAACCGTGTACGATCCTTCCTGAAGTAACTCGGTAGCATATTTTAAACGAACATTGCGGATAAACTGGCTGGCGGATAAATCGGTTAGTTTTTTGATTTTTCGTAACAGGTTCGAGCGACTCATGCCAACGGCGTCTGCCAACTCCGAAACACCAAACTGTTCGTTGGAAATGTTCTCCTCTACAAGCTGAGTAATTTGGTTTAGAAAACTTTTTTCTGCGGTGTTAAGATTTGGCATAGTTGACTGCTTCGGATAATTACGACACTAAAAGTACAAAAACTGTTTGTTAGTCGCTTATGCTAGCTGTGGTTTTGGAGATATTTTATTATCAGGAGCATGTTTTTCGATGTTTTTATGAGCTTCCTGGAGCGCTTATTTGGCAAGCTTTTCAGGGCTCTGCATTAAGTGTTGCATCATAATTTATATGCTTGCGCCATAATTTTTAAGCCTTCAGCAAACTTCATACACATGGCTGCATAGTTCATTAGACCTGCGTCACGCTTCGCCCGACCTTTACACTAACAAAAACAACGGATATCGCGCTAAAGATTTCCACAAAAAATTAAAATCATGAAAACACGAATTTATTTTCTCGACCATTTAAGAACATTAATGATTTTCCTGGTTGTGGTTTTACACTCAGGATTAGTTTACGAGCATGTTTTGCAAAACTCATGGATTGTTGTCGATCCGGTAAAAGCAAATTCAATTGGTTTGATCCGACTTTATCTTGATCTTTTTGTAATGTTTATGATCTTCTTTATCTCCGGGTATTTAATCCCGATGTCGCTGAAGTCAAAAACATCAATCGAATTTATTAAGTCAAAAGTGAAACGTATTTTGATACCGTGGGTAATTGCAGTTTTTACTTTGATTCCTGCTTACAAATTCATCTTTTTATATTCACGTGGTTTACCACAGGAAGAATGGTTCTCGTACTTTCACTTTTTTGAACGGGCCGGAAGCGACCTAAGTTTTTATGCCAATAATCCGGCACAAAACTGGTTGTGGTTCTTGCCTGTACTTTTTATGTTTCAGGTAATTTATCTGGTACTTGCAAAAACAAAGGTTCTATCCTTAAAAATTAACCTGAAAACTGCCGTAATTATAATGTTTGTAGTTGGTGTAGTTTACAGTGTTACAATTGCTCAAACGGGACTTAACGGATGGTACCATTCGGCTATTCT
It includes:
- a CDS encoding Nif3-like dinuclear metal center hexameric protein produces the protein MKKLLLFALILPIWTLAQNKQTPRSVVNLMKEHVTCDWAETTVDVFKTGNPDTEIKGIAVCMFADMKTLQKVVEMNCNFIITHEPIFYNHLDETDAYATDPVYHEKREFIENNKLVVFRFHDHIHMTEPDGIYAGMMNKLGWKNYEVNDAGTLYKMPEKQLADFARELKGQLGLQTVRVIGNPKMKFTKVGLAVGAPGGARHIQMLNMPEVEVMVAGEASEWETYLYANDATTLGKNKAVIFVGHIKSEEAGMEYCAEWLKGFVKDVPIHFIQNEANFVTF
- a CDS encoding 4Fe-4S dicluster domain-containing protein translates to MAKVKGAVVVEKEGCKGCSLCVEACPHDVLALHKEVNSKGYHYSYMRDPDACIGCANCGVVCPDTCITIYRVKAS
- a CDS encoding 3-methyl-2-oxobutanoate dehydrogenase subunit VorB, which encodes MGELRLMKGNEVLAEAAIRCGCDGYFGYPITPQSEVMETLMARQPWNDTGMTVLQAESEVASINMVYGAAATGKKVMTSSSSPGISLMAEGISYVAGAELPCLIVNVQRGGPGLGTIQPSQADYFQSVKGGGHGDYKLIVLAPASVQEMNDFVDLGFELAFKYRNPAMILADGAIGQMMEKVELADQKQRWTKEEIEKMSGDWATVGKHASRKKNIVTSLEMDSDIMEENNKRFQEKYRKMEEEEVRYEAIQCDDAEFVIVAFGTSARVCQKAVEIARAKGLKVGLLRPITLFPFPKKAIQELARKAKGFLSVEMSAGQMVEDIKLSVYEAGSNARVNHFGRMGGIIPTPDEVVDALEEKFSWELSYGVKRSY
- a CDS encoding thiamine pyrophosphate-dependent enzyme → MDIKEIVKPENLVYQKSEVLNDDIMHYCPGCSHGVVHKILAELIEEMGLQEKAVGIAPVGCAVFAYNYIDIDWQEAAHGRAPAVATGVARVNPDNFVFTYQGDGDLASIGAAEIMHACNRGENILVIFINNGIYGMTGGQMAPTTLEGMVTSTTPAGRNVDLNGYPMKITNLIAQLPGTSYVTRQAVHTAATARKCKRSLKKAIQNVLDKKGTSFVEVVSTCSSGWKMSPVDSNKWMEENMIPYYPLGDLKDSVKGEHSEN
- a CDS encoding 2-oxoacid:acceptor oxidoreductase family protein, with the translated sequence MTEEMIIAGFGGQGVLSMGKILAYSGIMEDKEVTWFPSYGPEMRGGTANVTVIVSDTRISSPILQEFDTAIILNQQSMDKFESAVKPGGTLLYDPNGVINPPTRTDINIFKVEATKTAVEMGNPKVFNMIVFGSYLKVRPILSLDNVEKGLEKSLPERYHKLIPLNLEAIKKGQELVDDVQVV
- a CDS encoding helix-turn-helix domain-containing protein; this encodes MPNLNTAEKSFLNQITQLVEENISNEQFGVSELADAVGMSRSNLLRKIKKLTDLSASQFIRNVRLKYATELLQEGSYTVSEVSYKVGFGSPSYFIKCFRELYGFPPGEMGNHEVQEQEPEVESEQNAPSPREKFPVLLISFFAIAIIAAILYVVLGPSSEDKNKAKSIAVLPFLNDSNDTTNVYIINGLMEATLNNLQQIKDLRVISRTSVEQYRNNPKPTPEIARELNASYLVEGSGQKIGNQILLNIQLIEAKTDKHLWSQQYRRDTEDIFTLQADVAKSIAEQIEAIVTPEEIKRIEKAPTNNMVAYDLFLKGYDLLGKPTEENLKTAIPYFKKAIQHDEEFARSYAGIAIAFYLLDQHKTEKHFADSINYYADQALFYDSKLPQSLTAKALFYMEHKEYELALPYLEKALEISPNSDVVLIFLVELYVNHLPNTEKYLEYALKGLEIDIVAAYDSAAASFSYLHISNAFIQSGFVDEAAKYIDISLKYLPENLYSQYVKAFIEYAQNEDLNQLNKSLLAAFEKDKTRLDILQEVAKSYYYLRDFETAAIYYKAFVEARVMYNLDIYPSENGKIAVTFDKVGDQELADKYFGLYKSWAENDPSIYSNFSLAFYYSFKGDTDKAIDYLKAFTQQDNFHYWTILFTPIDPLMDNLKQHPQYNKVFCEIEDKFNANHKRIEKSLQEKGLL